In Paraburkholderia caribensis, a single window of DNA contains:
- the tadA gene encoding tRNA adenosine(34) deaminase TadA: MSDANADTPEPAPISERDRRFMALAQAAAEEARAAGEVPVGAVLVCGDEVIAKGFNHPIGGHDPSAHAEMAALRAAAQKLENYRLPGCELYVTLEPCLMCAGAIMHARIARVVYGARDPKTGACGSVVDAFANPQLNHHTTVTGGVLADECGAALRSFFADRRRAAREARAAAASSNASDAADPRPDTNPTH; the protein is encoded by the coding sequence GTGAGCGATGCGAACGCCGACACGCCCGAACCCGCCCCCATTAGCGAACGCGATCGCCGCTTCATGGCGCTCGCGCAGGCTGCCGCCGAAGAGGCGCGCGCCGCCGGCGAGGTGCCTGTCGGCGCGGTGCTGGTCTGCGGCGACGAAGTGATCGCAAAGGGGTTCAATCATCCCATCGGCGGCCACGATCCTTCGGCGCACGCCGAAATGGCCGCACTGCGCGCCGCCGCGCAGAAGCTCGAAAATTACCGGCTGCCGGGGTGCGAGCTCTATGTGACGCTGGAGCCTTGCCTGATGTGCGCGGGCGCGATCATGCACGCGCGCATCGCACGCGTCGTGTACGGCGCGCGCGACCCGAAGACGGGTGCATGCGGCAGCGTCGTCGATGCGTTCGCGAATCCGCAACTGAACCATCACACGACCGTGACGGGCGGCGTGCTCGCAGACGAGTGTGGCGCCGCGTTGCGCTCGTTTTTCGCCGACCGCCGGCGCGCCGCGCGGGAAGCACGGGCTGCGGCCGCATCGAGCAATGCATCGGACGCGGCCGATCCGCGCCCGGACACCAACCCGACCCACTGA
- the puuE gene encoding allantoinase PuuE — MSFDPNYPRDLIGYGRHPVQANWPGRARVAVQFVLNYEEGGENCVLHGDPGSEQFLSEIVGAASYPARHMSMESIYEYGSRAGVWRILREFEKRGLPLTVFGVGMAIERHPELARTFVELGHEIACHGYRWIHYQDMSPEREAEHMRLGMEAIERVTGQRPLGWYTGRDSPNTHRLVAEYGGFLYDSDNYGDDLPFWMDVEVTGGAKVPQLILPYTLDTNDMRFATPQGFNTADHFFTYLRDAFDVLYEEGDEAPKMLSIGMHCRLLGRPGRFRALQRFLDHIEKHERVWVTRRVDIARHWREHHPYQQQDNRGAAA; from the coding sequence ATGTCATTCGATCCGAACTATCCGCGCGACCTGATCGGCTACGGCCGCCACCCCGTGCAGGCAAACTGGCCAGGACGCGCGCGCGTCGCGGTCCAGTTCGTGCTCAACTACGAAGAGGGCGGCGAGAACTGCGTGCTGCACGGCGATCCAGGCTCGGAGCAGTTCCTGTCGGAGATCGTCGGCGCGGCGTCGTATCCGGCGCGTCACATGAGTATGGAGTCGATCTATGAATACGGCTCGCGTGCGGGCGTGTGGCGCATCCTGCGCGAGTTCGAGAAGCGCGGCCTGCCGCTGACGGTGTTCGGCGTCGGCATGGCGATCGAGCGACACCCGGAGCTTGCGCGCACCTTTGTCGAGTTGGGCCATGAAATTGCGTGTCACGGCTATCGCTGGATTCACTATCAGGACATGTCGCCGGAGCGCGAAGCCGAGCATATGCGCCTCGGCATGGAAGCGATCGAACGCGTGACGGGCCAGCGGCCGCTCGGCTGGTACACGGGCCGCGACAGTCCCAATACGCACCGGCTGGTCGCCGAATACGGCGGCTTTCTGTACGACTCCGACAACTACGGCGACGACCTGCCGTTCTGGATGGATGTCGAAGTGACGGGCGGCGCGAAAGTGCCGCAACTGATCCTGCCGTACACGCTCGACACCAACGACATGCGTTTCGCCACGCCGCAAGGCTTCAACACGGCGGACCATTTCTTCACGTATCTGCGCGACGCATTCGACGTACTGTACGAAGAGGGCGACGAAGCGCCCAAGATGCTGTCGATCGGCATGCACTGCCGCCTGCTCGGCCGCCCGGGCCGCTTCCGCGCGCTGCAGCGGTTTCTCGATCACATCGAAAAGCACGAGCGCGTGTGGGTCACACGGCGTGTCGATATCGCGCGTCACTGGCGCGAGCATCATCCTTATCAACAACAGGACAACCGCGGGGCTGCGGCATGA
- the uraD gene encoding 2-oxo-4-hydroxy-4-carboxy-5-ureidoimidazoline decarboxylase, protein MKAMQYTLDQLNSISTDAFVAALSGIFEHSPWVAEVAAAQRPYASIDALHQTMSNAVETAGVAKQLALINAHPELAGKAAVRGELTAESTREQSGAGLGQCTQEEFDKLLRLNAAYREKFGFPFILAVRGYDRHGIIANFEARVNNSRADELRASLDQIYRIARFRLDDLISP, encoded by the coding sequence ATGAAGGCGATGCAATACACACTGGACCAACTCAACAGCATCTCGACCGACGCGTTCGTCGCGGCGCTGTCGGGCATCTTCGAGCATTCGCCGTGGGTCGCCGAAGTGGCTGCGGCGCAGCGGCCGTACGCGAGCATCGATGCGTTGCATCAGACGATGTCGAACGCCGTCGAAACGGCAGGCGTGGCGAAGCAGCTCGCGCTCATCAACGCTCACCCGGAGCTCGCGGGCAAGGCGGCCGTGCGTGGCGAATTGACGGCTGAATCGACGCGCGAGCAAAGCGGCGCGGGCCTCGGTCAATGCACGCAGGAAGAGTTCGACAAGCTGCTGCGCCTGAACGCAGCGTATCGTGAGAAGTTCGGATTTCCGTTCATTCTCGCCGTGCGCGGCTATGACCGGCACGGCATCATCGCGAACTTCGAAGCGCGCGTGAACAACAGCCGCGCCGACGAACTGCGCGCGAGTCTCGACCAGATCTACCGCATTGCGCGTTTTCGTCTCGACGATCTGATCAGCCCCTGA
- a CDS encoding urate hydroxylase PuuD → MEGFITDWLNLAIRWFHVIAAIAWIGESFYFVALDNSLKPPTDPNQRRRGVFGELWHVHGGGFYNMQKYTVAPPEMPDDLHWSKWPSYTTWLSGFGLFTVLYLFAPNTYLIDKNVLDMGPVVAIFSALGFLAAGWIVYDSLCRLLGNKDKVLGICVGIYVLIAAFLACHIFAGRAAYLIMGAMLATIMSANVFFVIIPGQRKMVAAMLKGETPNPIYGKRGKQRSVHNTYFTLPVVFAMLSNHYAMTYTHPYNWAVLVVIMLAGALIRQFFVMRHRGQVLWYLPLAGIVLMFGALFWTMPKPVVPVAEAANAPVVKTADIVPVLQQRCVACHSAHPTMMGSAPAGVLLDTPAEISTNAQRIYQQAVTLKAMPLGNVTHMTDEERQKIAAWFQGGAVN, encoded by the coding sequence ATGGAAGGCTTTATCACCGACTGGCTGAATCTCGCGATTCGCTGGTTTCACGTTATCGCCGCGATTGCATGGATCGGCGAGTCGTTCTATTTCGTTGCGCTCGACAACAGCCTGAAGCCGCCCACCGACCCGAACCAGCGCCGGCGCGGCGTGTTCGGCGAGCTGTGGCATGTGCACGGCGGCGGCTTCTACAACATGCAGAAGTACACCGTCGCACCGCCCGAAATGCCCGATGACCTGCACTGGTCGAAGTGGCCGTCGTACACGACGTGGCTGTCCGGCTTCGGTCTCTTCACGGTGTTGTATCTGTTCGCACCGAACACGTATCTGATCGACAAGAACGTGCTCGACATGGGCCCCGTGGTCGCGATCTTCTCGGCGCTCGGGTTTCTCGCCGCAGGCTGGATCGTGTATGACTCGCTGTGCCGGCTGCTCGGCAACAAGGACAAGGTGCTCGGCATCTGCGTGGGCATCTATGTGCTGATCGCCGCGTTCCTCGCGTGTCACATTTTCGCGGGCCGCGCAGCGTATCTGATCATGGGCGCGATGCTCGCGACGATCATGTCGGCGAACGTGTTCTTCGTCATCATCCCCGGCCAGCGCAAGATGGTCGCCGCGATGCTCAAGGGCGAAACGCCCAACCCGATCTACGGCAAGCGTGGCAAGCAGCGCTCGGTCCACAACACGTACTTCACGCTGCCCGTCGTGTTCGCGATGCTGTCGAATCACTATGCGATGACGTACACGCATCCGTACAACTGGGCCGTGCTGGTCGTCATCATGCTGGCGGGCGCGCTGATCCGTCAGTTCTTCGTGATGCGTCATCGCGGCCAGGTGCTGTGGTATCTGCCGCTCGCCGGCATCGTGCTGATGTTCGGCGCGCTGTTCTGGACGATGCCGAAGCCCGTCGTTCCCGTGGCGGAAGCAGCGAACGCGCCCGTCGTGAAGACGGCCGACATCGTGCCCGTGTTGCAGCAGCGCTGCGTCGCCTGCCACTCCGCGCATCCGACGATGATGGGCAGTGCACCCGCTGGCGTGCTGCTCGATACGCCGGCAGAAATCTCGACGAACGCGCAGCGTATCTATCAGCAGGCCGTGACGCTGAAGGCGATGCCGCTTGGCAACGTCACGCACATGACCGACGAGGAACGGCAGAAGATCGCCGCGTGGTTCCAGGGCGGTGCGGTGAATTAA
- a CDS encoding DnaJ family domain-containing protein, which produces MKLLDALVEQRIAAAAARGEFDDLPGTGAPQVLDDDALVPEEVRVANRILKNAGFVPPAVEQLRALRDLQNELDAVSDRNSRCRLQAKMLALDMALESLRGGPMVMPREYCRRIAERLYERVADEPAAGAGPA; this is translated from the coding sequence ATGAAATTGCTTGATGCACTTGTCGAACAACGGATTGCCGCCGCGGCTGCGCGCGGCGAGTTCGATGATTTGCCGGGAACCGGCGCGCCGCAGGTTCTCGATGACGACGCCCTGGTGCCCGAGGAAGTTCGAGTAGCGAACCGCATTCTGAAGAATGCGGGCTTCGTGCCGCCCGCCGTCGAACAATTGCGAGCGCTGCGCGATCTGCAAAACGAACTGGATGCCGTCAGCGACCGCAACAGCCGCTGCCGCCTGCAAGCGAAGATGCTGGCTCTCGATATGGCACTGGAATCGCTGCGCGGCGGGCCGATGGTGATGCCGCGCGAGTACTGCCGCCGGATCGCGGAGCGCCTGTACGAGCGGGTCGCGGACGAGCCGGCCGCCGGCGCGGGGCCGGCGTGA
- a CDS encoding outer membrane lipoprotein encodes MTHTRFARPLVRTTLIALCVTLPLAGCVVPGNSPYGASYGSTYATQPAYAQPAQPVYSQPGYVQQPQYQQPYQQPYQQPYAQQPQYQQPGSDQSDWQNGQAYQQPQQGYGEQYGVVSSIQPLANPGAVTAGGVAGTVIGAVVGGVIGNQFGRGHGRDAATAIGVLGGAVAGNQLGQQAGASSPGGYRISVQLNDGSVRAFDVGSPGDLHPGDRVRVAGNRLDRY; translated from the coding sequence ATGACCCACACACGTTTTGCTCGCCCTCTCGTTCGAACGACGCTGATCGCGCTCTGCGTGACGCTGCCGCTCGCCGGCTGCGTCGTCCCTGGCAATTCGCCGTATGGCGCGAGTTATGGCTCGACGTACGCCACGCAACCGGCCTACGCACAACCGGCGCAACCCGTCTATTCGCAGCCCGGCTACGTGCAGCAGCCGCAGTATCAGCAGCCTTATCAACAGCCCTATCAGCAGCCGTATGCGCAGCAGCCGCAGTATCAACAGCCCGGCTCCGATCAGTCAGACTGGCAAAACGGCCAGGCATATCAGCAGCCGCAACAGGGCTATGGCGAGCAATACGGTGTCGTCTCGTCGATCCAACCGCTTGCGAATCCCGGCGCCGTGACGGCGGGCGGTGTGGCGGGCACGGTGATCGGCGCGGTGGTCGGCGGCGTGATCGGCAACCAGTTCGGGCGCGGCCACGGACGCGATGCGGCGACTGCGATCGGCGTGCTGGGCGGCGCCGTCGCGGGCAACCAGCTGGGGCAGCAGGCGGGCGCGTCGTCGCCGGGCGGCTACCGCATTTCGGTGCAACTGAACGACGGCTCCGTGCGCGCTTTCGATGTCGGCTCACCCGGCGACTTGCATCCTGGTGATCGCGTGCGTGTCGCGGGCAACCGGCTCGACCGCTATTGA
- a CDS encoding GntR family transcriptional regulator, with translation MSETPNATASSTKPEAIAERIRAAILEHRLAPGAKLTEAQLCEVFGVKRGPIRQALALLSTDHLVDLEPNRGAFVASPSLQEVHEVFEMRRIIELAVVDKICASQGSRRLKNIGGMIARERRAFESRDFPAWIRLSGEFHTELASLTGNTVLCDCLNGLVARSTLISALYESLGRSPCSFEDHEAILAALDAGDAKTAGALMSRHLQSVELKMLDRPASGGTDLHEVFGTRAPRAAAG, from the coding sequence ATGTCCGAGACACCCAACGCCACCGCGAGCAGTACGAAACCCGAAGCGATCGCCGAGCGCATCCGCGCCGCGATCCTCGAGCATCGGCTCGCGCCTGGCGCGAAATTGACGGAAGCCCAGTTGTGCGAAGTATTCGGCGTCAAGCGCGGACCGATCCGCCAGGCGCTGGCTCTGCTGTCCACTGACCACCTGGTCGACCTCGAGCCGAACCGCGGCGCGTTTGTCGCGAGTCCGTCGCTGCAGGAAGTGCATGAAGTGTTCGAGATGCGCCGGATCATCGAACTGGCCGTCGTCGACAAGATTTGCGCGAGCCAAGGCTCGCGGCGATTGAAGAACATTGGCGGGATGATCGCGCGGGAGCGCAGGGCGTTCGAATCGCGCGATTTTCCGGCGTGGATCAGACTGTCGGGCGAGTTCCATACGGAGCTCGCGTCGTTGACAGGCAATACGGTGCTGTGCGATTGCCTGAACGGCCTGGTCGCGCGCTCGACGCTGATCTCGGCGCTGTACGAATCGCTGGGCCGCAGCCCGTGTTCGTTCGAAGACCATGAAGCGATTCTCGCCGCGCTCGACGCCGGCGACGCGAAAACAGCAGGCGCGTTGATGTCGCGTCACTTGCAGAGCGTTGAGTTGAAGATGCTGGATCGGCCAGCTAGCGGTGGGACCGATCTGCACGAAGTGTTCGGCACGCGCGCGCCCAGAGCCGCAGCCGGCTGA
- a CDS encoding VOC family protein has product MQPSLNRILLYVKDVERACEFYQRYFGFASTRDNDDRIVELTPPHGGAILMIHPAAKGVKAGQATVKLVFDVEDVEAFKTRCADAGLVFGATHRADGYSFANAKDPDGNSVSISSRGFRVGR; this is encoded by the coding sequence ATGCAACCGTCACTGAACAGGATTCTGTTGTACGTGAAGGACGTCGAACGCGCGTGTGAGTTTTATCAACGCTACTTCGGATTCGCGTCTACGCGCGATAACGACGACCGTATCGTCGAACTGACTCCGCCGCACGGCGGCGCGATCCTGATGATTCACCCTGCCGCGAAAGGCGTCAAAGCAGGGCAAGCAACCGTCAAGCTGGTGTTCGACGTTGAAGACGTGGAAGCGTTCAAGACGCGTTGCGCAGATGCAGGACTCGTATTCGGCGCGACGCATCGCGCGGACGGCTACAGCTTTGCGAATGCAAAAGACCCGGATGGCAATTCCGTGTCGATTTCCAGTCGAGGCTTTCGCGTGGGACGTTGA
- a CDS encoding aspartate/glutamate racemase family protein: MRIKLINPNTTQRMTEAMGRCARDVVAPGTELVAVSPTMGPPSIEGYYDEALATPGLLAEIEAGERDGFDGYVIACFGDPGLYAARELARGPVIGIAEAAMHAASVLAPGFSVVTTLSRTCGMAWHLAERYGMKRFCRNVRATDVAVLELDQPGSSARRIILDECRRALDEDGSDAIVLGCAGMAELCREIEDALGAPVVEGVTAAVKWVEALVSLRLATAKRGDYARPLAKRYDGEFARFSPTGEQPAAAPAARQAAGDALLRVNSSALRADPAADIAPHIHSV; this comes from the coding sequence ATGCGTATCAAACTGATCAACCCGAACACGACGCAACGGATGACGGAAGCCATGGGCCGTTGTGCGCGCGACGTCGTGGCGCCGGGCACGGAGCTGGTGGCGGTGAGCCCGACGATGGGCCCGCCGTCGATCGAAGGCTATTACGACGAGGCGCTCGCCACGCCGGGGCTGCTCGCGGAAATCGAGGCGGGCGAGCGTGACGGCTTCGATGGTTATGTGATTGCATGTTTCGGCGATCCTGGCCTCTACGCGGCGCGGGAACTGGCGCGCGGCCCGGTGATCGGCATCGCGGAAGCGGCGATGCATGCGGCGAGCGTGCTGGCGCCGGGCTTCTCGGTGGTCACGACGCTGTCGCGCACCTGCGGCATGGCGTGGCATCTGGCCGAGCGCTACGGCATGAAGCGCTTCTGCCGCAACGTGCGTGCAACGGATGTCGCCGTACTCGAGCTCGATCAGCCCGGCTCGTCCGCGCGGCGCATCATTCTCGACGAATGCCGGCGCGCGCTCGACGAAGACGGATCGGACGCGATCGTGCTCGGCTGCGCAGGGATGGCCGAACTGTGCCGCGAGATCGAGGACGCACTGGGCGCACCTGTCGTCGAAGGCGTGACGGCGGCTGTGAAGTGGGTCGAAGCGCTGGTTTCGCTGCGGCTGGCTACGGCCAAGCGCGGCGACTATGCGCGTCCGCTCGCCAAGCGCTATGACGGCGAGTTCGCGCGCTTCAGCCCGACGGGCGAGCAGCCAGCTGCGGCGCCTGCCGCCCGGCAAGCCGCCGGGGACGCGCTGCTGCGAGTGAACTCGAGTGCACTACGCGCCGACCCCGCCGCCGATATTGCACCGCACATACACTCAGTCTGA
- the alc gene encoding allantoicase, whose protein sequence is MALPILDPNAPDFTRRFVNLADPRLGAQALEASDDFFAPKDRMLNPEPAVFIPGKYDEHGKWMDGWETRRKRTTGYDWCVVKLARPGVIKGLDLDTSHFTGNFPPAASVEAARVVDGAPNQSTQWTEIVPSTTLQGNSHHYLEVGDTNAYTHLRVNIYPDGGIARLRVYGQPQVDWAGASRTDLFDLAAMENGAYLVGANNQHFGAASTLLMPGRGVNMGDGWETRRRREPGNDWAIVALAQPGVIKKIEVDTAHFKGNYPDRCSIQAAYVTGGTDSSLITQAMFWPVLLGEQKLQMDKQHFFESEIAALGPVTHIRFNIIPDGGVSRLRLWGTLAS, encoded by the coding sequence ATGGCACTCCCGATTCTCGACCCCAACGCACCCGACTTCACGCGCCGTTTCGTGAACCTCGCGGACCCGCGTCTTGGCGCACAGGCGCTCGAAGCCAGCGACGATTTTTTCGCGCCGAAAGACCGCATGCTGAATCCGGAGCCGGCCGTTTTCATTCCGGGTAAGTACGACGAGCACGGCAAGTGGATGGATGGCTGGGAAACGCGCCGCAAGCGCACGACGGGCTATGACTGGTGCGTCGTGAAGCTCGCGCGTCCGGGCGTCATCAAGGGCCTCGATCTCGATACCAGCCATTTCACGGGCAACTTCCCGCCGGCGGCATCGGTGGAAGCGGCTCGCGTCGTCGATGGCGCGCCGAACCAGTCGACGCAATGGACGGAGATCGTCCCGTCGACCACATTGCAAGGTAACAGCCACCACTACCTCGAAGTGGGCGACACGAACGCGTACACGCACCTGCGCGTGAACATCTATCCGGACGGCGGCATCGCGCGTCTGCGCGTGTACGGCCAGCCGCAGGTCGATTGGGCGGGCGCGAGCCGCACCGATCTGTTCGACCTCGCCGCGATGGAAAACGGCGCCTACCTGGTCGGCGCGAACAACCAGCACTTCGGCGCCGCATCGACGCTGCTGATGCCAGGCCGCGGCGTCAACATGGGCGACGGCTGGGAAACGCGCCGTCGCCGCGAACCGGGCAACGACTGGGCAATCGTCGCGCTCGCGCAGCCCGGGGTCATCAAGAAGATCGAAGTCGATACGGCGCACTTCAAGGGCAACTATCCGGACCGCTGCTCGATCCAGGCGGCGTATGTGACGGGCGGCACCGATAGTTCGCTGATCACGCAGGCGATGTTCTGGCCGGTGCTGCTTGGCGAGCAGAAGTTGCAGATGGACAAGCAGCACTTCTTCGAAAGCGAGATCGCGGCGCTCGGTCCCGTCACGCATATCCGCTTCAACATCATTCCTGATGGCGGCGTGTCGCGTCTGCGTTTGTGGGGCACGCTCGCATCATGA
- a CDS encoding NCS1 family nucleobase:cation symporter-1, translating to MAQFSAAPDSSAIPDYESSEQGAHALPAGYSERLYNEDLAPLKHQTWGAYNIFAFWMSDVHSVGGYVFAGSLFALGLTSWQVLIALLVGITLVNVLCNMIAKPSQQNGVPYPVACRATFGVLGANVPAVIRGLIAVAWYGIQTYLASSALVIVVLKFFPQLLPYADVHHHGFMGLSTIGWAGFMLLWVLQALVFWNGMETIKKFIDFAGPAVYVVMFILAGYMIWRAGWKNIGINLGGVKYHGMEVIPVMITAISLVVSYFSGPMLNFGDFSRYGKSFRSVKRGNFWGLPVNFLAFSLVTVVTTAATLPVFGELITDPVETVGRIDYPTAVILGALTFTIATIGINIVANFVSPAFDFSNVAPKLISWRAGGMLAAVASIFITPWNLFNNPAVIHYTLDVLGSFIGPLYGILIVDFFLVKRQKIVLDDLYTVSEKGSYWYRNGVNYRAVGALLPAAVIAVICVMVPSLNALANFSWFIGAGLGAVFYSVLARDLPRGA from the coding sequence ATGGCTCAGTTCAGTGCAGCACCGGATAGTTCGGCAATCCCCGATTACGAGAGCAGCGAACAAGGCGCTCATGCGCTGCCCGCAGGCTACAGCGAACGCCTCTACAACGAAGACCTCGCGCCGTTGAAGCATCAGACGTGGGGCGCCTATAACATCTTCGCGTTCTGGATGTCGGACGTGCACAGTGTTGGCGGTTACGTGTTCGCGGGGAGTCTCTTCGCGCTCGGGCTGACGAGCTGGCAGGTGCTGATCGCGCTGCTCGTCGGCATTACGCTTGTCAACGTGCTGTGCAACATGATCGCCAAGCCGAGCCAGCAGAACGGCGTGCCGTATCCCGTTGCGTGCCGTGCGACCTTCGGCGTGCTGGGCGCCAACGTTCCCGCTGTGATCCGCGGCCTGATTGCGGTTGCGTGGTATGGCATCCAGACGTATCTCGCGTCGAGCGCGCTCGTGATCGTCGTGCTCAAGTTCTTTCCACAGCTGCTGCCCTACGCAGATGTGCATCACCACGGCTTCATGGGCCTGTCGACGATAGGCTGGGCCGGCTTCATGCTGCTGTGGGTGCTGCAGGCACTCGTGTTCTGGAACGGCATGGAGACGATCAAGAAGTTCATCGACTTCGCGGGTCCCGCCGTGTACGTGGTGATGTTCATCCTCGCTGGTTACATGATCTGGCGCGCGGGCTGGAAGAACATCGGCATCAATCTGGGCGGCGTGAAGTATCACGGCATGGAAGTGATCCCGGTGATGATCACGGCGATCTCACTCGTGGTGTCGTACTTCTCCGGCCCGATGTTGAACTTCGGCGACTTCTCGCGTTATGGCAAGAGCTTCCGCAGCGTCAAGCGCGGCAACTTCTGGGGCTTGCCCGTCAACTTCCTCGCGTTCTCGCTGGTGACGGTCGTCACGACGGCTGCGACGCTGCCCGTGTTCGGCGAACTCATTACGGATCCCGTCGAAACGGTGGGCCGCATCGACTATCCGACAGCCGTGATTCTCGGTGCACTGACGTTCACGATCGCGACTATCGGCATCAACATCGTCGCGAACTTCGTTTCGCCCGCATTCGACTTCTCGAACGTGGCGCCGAAGCTCATCAGCTGGCGTGCAGGCGGCATGCTCGCTGCAGTGGCATCGATTTTCATCACGCCGTGGAACCTGTTCAACAACCCGGCTGTGATCCATTACACCCTCGACGTGCTTGGCAGCTTCATCGGACCTTTGTACGGCATCCTGATCGTCGATTTCTTCCTAGTGAAGCGTCAGAAGATCGTGCTCGACGATCTGTACACGGTGTCGGAAAAGGGTTCGTACTGGTATCGCAATGGCGTGAACTATCGTGCAGTCGGTGCCTTGCTGCCGGCTGCAGTGATCGCGGTGATCTGCGTGATGGTGCCGTCGCTGAACGCTCTCGCGAACTTCTCGTGGTTCATCGGTGCGGGACTCGGTGCAGTGTTCTACAGTGTATTGGCTCGCGATCTGCCGCGCGGTGCATAA
- the ldcA gene encoding muramoyltetrapeptide carboxypeptidase produces the protein MAKHRTIELIAPSGYPHDPNAVHVALKRLRAQGHHVENVSATQRRFQRFAGTDGERAAELNRLADPSRELPDIVLAVRGGYGAVRLLHGLDYRGLQRRLGDQPIAFCGHSDFTALQLALLSQANVKTFGGPMLAVDFGAESVSDFTMKHFWHALTSETFTISSTAPQSQTFDVTGTLWGGNLAVIASLVGSPYMPPVEGGILFVEDVNEQPFRIERLIYQLHLAGILERQQALVLGDFSGGKPFDYDNGYDLRAMVEQVRSVIGIPIVTGLQFGHIPDMVTLPVGAEARLVAGARGFKLTVSGHPVLD, from the coding sequence ATGGCCAAGCACCGCACCATCGAACTGATCGCGCCTTCCGGCTATCCACACGATCCGAACGCGGTTCATGTCGCGCTGAAGCGCTTGCGTGCGCAAGGGCATCACGTCGAGAACGTCAGCGCGACGCAGCGGCGCTTTCAGCGGTTCGCCGGCACGGATGGCGAGCGCGCGGCTGAACTCAATCGTCTCGCGGACCCATCGCGCGAACTGCCCGATATCGTGCTCGCCGTGCGCGGCGGGTACGGCGCGGTGCGGCTCCTGCATGGGCTCGACTATCGCGGCTTGCAGCGCCGCCTGGGCGACCAGCCGATCGCCTTTTGCGGCCACAGCGATTTCACGGCGCTGCAGCTGGCGCTGCTGTCGCAGGCGAACGTGAAGACCTTCGGCGGCCCGATGCTCGCCGTCGACTTCGGCGCCGAAAGCGTCAGCGATTTCACGATGAAGCATTTCTGGCACGCGCTGACTTCGGAGACGTTCACGATCTCCAGCACGGCCCCCCAGTCGCAAACCTTCGACGTGACGGGCACGCTGTGGGGCGGCAATCTGGCCGTGATCGCATCGCTGGTCGGCTCGCCTTACATGCCGCCTGTGGAAGGCGGCATCCTGTTTGTCGAGGACGTGAACGAGCAGCCGTTCCGGATCGAGCGGCTGATCTATCAGCTGCATCTCGCGGGCATTCTGGAGCGGCAACAGGCGCTCGTGCTCGGCGATTTCTCGGGCGGCAAGCCATTCGACTACGACAACGGCTACGATCTGCGCGCGATGGTCGAGCAGGTGAGGTCGGTGATCGGCATTCCGATCGTGACGGGCCTTCAGTTTGGCCATATTCCCGATATGGTCACGCTGCCCGTCGGCGCCGAAGCGCGGCTCGTCGCGGGCGCGCGTGGGTTCAAGCTGACGGTTTCGGGGCATCCCGTGCTCGACTGA
- a CDS encoding ureidoglycolate lyase produces the protein MKTLAIEPLTREAFAPFGDVIELEGAKQIPINLGTTIRYHDLAKVDVTDENGRTLVNLFRGQPRALPFEITMMERHPLGSQAFIPLNDKPYLVVVAPAGELDESKIRAFVTSGWQGVNYAKGVWHHPLLALGEVSDFIVVDRGGDGLNLNEQNLRESQWLTEDAMNAVVV, from the coding sequence ATGAAGACACTCGCTATCGAACCGCTGACACGCGAAGCGTTCGCGCCGTTCGGCGATGTGATCGAGCTGGAAGGTGCGAAGCAGATCCCGATCAATCTCGGCACGACGATCCGTTATCACGATCTCGCGAAAGTCGACGTCACGGATGAAAACGGCCGCACGCTCGTCAATCTGTTCCGCGGACAGCCGCGCGCGCTGCCGTTCGAAATCACGATGATGGAGCGGCATCCGCTTGGTTCGCAAGCGTTCATTCCGTTGAACGACAAGCCTTATCTGGTTGTCGTGGCGCCTGCCGGCGAGCTGGATGAGTCGAAGATTCGCGCGTTCGTCACGAGCGGCTGGCAAGGCGTGAACTACGCGAAGGGCGTGTGGCATCATCCGCTGCTCGCGTTGGGCGAGGTGAGCGATTTCATCGTCGTCGATCGTGGCGGTGATGGGCTGAATCTCAATGAGCAGAATCTGCGCGAATCGCAGTGGTTGACGGAAGACGCGATGAATGCGGTGGTCGTCTGA